In Streptomyces sp. NBC_00414, a single window of DNA contains:
- a CDS encoding flavin-containing monooxygenase: protein MEQQHVDVLVIGAGISGVSAACHVLRAVPGASLVVLERRTRVGGTWDLFRYPGIRSDSDMHTFGFGFRPWHDARILADGAKIQQYVEDTAADDGVLERVRFRRRAISADFSHATGRWTVEVEDESTDERESYSARYLIGSTGYYDYDTPYRPQFPGEADFRGTLVHPQRWPEDLDHTGRNVVVIGSGATAITLLPAMADDAAHVTMLQRSPTYVLGLPEVDPLTRVLQLLRAPARLTHKIVRARNIALQRGSYAFCRKYPRLARRILLGLVRARVGKDVDMRHFSPNYKPWDQRLCVVPGGDLFKVLKSGKASITTDRIDTFTADGIRLKSGEELKADIVITATGLTVQLMGGMALTVDGRPVDVTNRVLYKAVLLEGVPNMSLVIGYTNASWTLKADLAADYTARLLAHMRRHGHDIATPLASPGDRSEFSVMGEALTSGYIARANEVMPRQGTRDPWRLWNNYYRDRALLRDAPIDDGPLRFDKAGTPTSARTFPADTADTAAGSADEADSADAAGAQEAPRVA, encoded by the coding sequence ATGGAGCAGCAGCACGTCGACGTCCTGGTCATCGGTGCCGGCATATCCGGCGTCAGCGCCGCATGCCACGTACTGCGTGCCGTTCCCGGTGCTTCGCTGGTCGTACTCGAACGCCGCACACGTGTCGGTGGCACCTGGGACCTCTTCCGGTACCCCGGTATCCGCTCCGACTCCGACATGCACACCTTCGGATTCGGATTCCGCCCGTGGCACGATGCCCGCATCCTCGCCGACGGCGCGAAGATCCAGCAGTACGTCGAGGACACCGCGGCCGACGACGGCGTGCTGGAGCGCGTCCGCTTCCGGCGACGGGCGATCAGTGCCGACTTCTCGCATGCCACCGGCCGGTGGACCGTCGAGGTCGAGGACGAGAGCACCGACGAGCGCGAGTCGTACAGTGCCCGCTACCTCATCGGATCGACCGGGTACTACGACTACGACACCCCCTATCGCCCTCAGTTCCCCGGCGAGGCGGACTTCCGGGGCACCCTGGTGCATCCGCAGCGCTGGCCGGAGGATCTCGACCACACCGGCCGGAACGTGGTCGTCATCGGTTCAGGGGCCACCGCCATCACCTTGCTGCCCGCGATGGCCGACGACGCAGCTCACGTCACCATGCTGCAACGCTCCCCCACCTACGTCCTCGGGCTGCCCGAGGTCGACCCGCTCACCCGCGTCCTGCAGCTACTGCGCGCCCCGGCCCGGCTGACGCACAAGATCGTCCGCGCTCGCAACATCGCCCTTCAGCGCGGGAGTTACGCCTTCTGCCGCAAGTACCCCCGCCTCGCCCGCAGGATCCTCCTCGGCCTCGTACGAGCCAGGGTCGGCAAAGACGTCGACATGCGCCACTTCAGTCCGAACTACAAGCCCTGGGACCAGCGACTGTGTGTCGTCCCCGGCGGCGACCTGTTCAAGGTGCTCAAGAGCGGCAAGGCGTCGATCACCACCGACCGCATCGACACCTTCACCGCCGACGGCATCCGTCTGAAGTCCGGCGAGGAACTGAAGGCAGACATCGTCATCACCGCCACGGGCCTGACCGTCCAGCTCATGGGCGGCATGGCACTCACCGTCGACGGCCGGCCGGTGGACGTCACGAACCGTGTCCTCTACAAGGCCGTCCTGCTGGAGGGCGTCCCCAACATGTCCCTCGTCATCGGCTACACCAACGCCTCCTGGACCCTGAAGGCGGATCTGGCGGCCGACTACACCGCCCGTCTGCTCGCTCACATGCGGCGCCACGGGCATGACATCGCCACCCCGCTGGCCTCCCCCGGCGACCGCTCGGAGTTCTCCGTCATGGGCGAGGCGCTGACCTCCGGCTACATCGCCCGGGCCAACGAGGTCATGCCGCGCCAGGGCACCCGCGACCCGTGGCGGCTGTGGAACAACTACTACCGCGACCGCGCGCTGCTCCGGGACGCCCCCATCGACGACGGTCCCCTGCGCTTCGACAAGGCGGGGACGCCGACCTCCGCGCGCACGTTCCCCGCGGACACCGCGGACACCGCGGCTGGCTCGGCTGACGAGGCCGACTCGGCTGACGCGGCCGGCGCCCAGGAAGCACCGCGCGTCGCCTGA
- a CDS encoding siderophore-interacting protein: MPRQPRLFHCHVVRSERYTSSMQRVTVTGPDLSSFPWQGYDQWFRLFLRKPHQQEFVLPEISGPTWWKPFLAVPEEERAHCANYTVADFRPDTAELDIDFVVHCGPGGDPEGAAAIWACGVTPGEELALLDQGLLFDCPDDASEVLLVADESGLPATAGILRSLPREAVGRVIQEIPTAGDRRDLDAPDGMSITWVVRDDPFAVPGAAALAELRRHVPAGPAGYAFVVGESTLATEGRRHLHRSGLPKSRITFSGFWKRETHEKATA; the protein is encoded by the coding sequence ATGCCCCGGCAGCCCCGGCTGTTCCATTGTCACGTCGTGCGCAGTGAGCGCTACACGTCCTCGATGCAGCGGGTCACGGTGACCGGGCCGGACCTCTCCTCGTTCCCGTGGCAGGGCTACGACCAGTGGTTTCGGCTGTTCCTGCGCAAACCGCACCAACAGGAGTTCGTCCTCCCGGAGATCTCCGGGCCGACCTGGTGGAAGCCGTTCCTCGCCGTACCGGAGGAGGAGCGGGCGCACTGCGCGAACTACACCGTGGCGGACTTCCGTCCGGACACGGCGGAACTCGACATCGACTTCGTCGTGCACTGCGGTCCGGGCGGTGATCCGGAGGGCGCCGCGGCGATCTGGGCCTGCGGGGTGACCCCCGGCGAAGAACTCGCCCTCCTCGACCAGGGATTGCTGTTCGACTGCCCCGACGACGCCTCCGAGGTACTGCTCGTCGCCGACGAGAGTGGTCTGCCCGCGACGGCCGGCATCCTGCGCTCCCTCCCGCGTGAAGCGGTCGGCCGGGTCATCCAGGAGATCCCGACCGCGGGCGACCGCCGCGACCTGGACGCCCCGGACGGAATGAGCATCACCTGGGTGGTGCGCGACGACCCGTTCGCGGTTCCCGGCGCCGCCGCACTCGCGGAGCTGCGCCGGCACGTGCCGGCCGGTCCGGCGGGTTACGCCTTCGTCGTGGGGGAGTCGACACTGGCCACCGAGGGCAGACGGCACCTGCACCGCTCGGGGCTGCCGAAGTCACGCATCACCTTCTCCGGCTTCTGGAAGCGCGAGACACACGAGAAGGCCACCGCCTGA
- a CDS encoding AurF N-oxygenase family protein: protein MPANLTRKLYDERLRTLSEGSVNVNFNAFIDIKWDDPEFAVHTDDPRWVLTSADALGAHPWYQEQPLEAQIRIGIWRWAVIAKVGMQFENLLMRGALDYIYQLGNQNQEFRYLTHEITEETHHTQMFQELVNRTGVDTAGGKRWFRQLSRVLPLAGSLYPEAFFTGILAGEEPIDHLQKGALRSGEPVHPLPQRIMQIHIAEEARHISFAHEFLRLRVPRFGKVRRGALSVLFPLIMRSLCDVIMIPDRKSAAQVGIPAWVIKDVFWKSEAGQRMLHELFSDVRMLAQDIGLMNKVSRPLWKALRIDGRPARFRGEPALHTD from the coding sequence ATGCCCGCGAACTTGACCAGGAAGCTCTACGACGAGCGCCTGCGGACCCTGTCCGAGGGCTCCGTGAACGTCAACTTCAACGCCTTCATCGACATCAAATGGGACGACCCCGAGTTCGCCGTGCACACCGACGACCCGCGCTGGGTCCTCACCAGCGCGGACGCCCTGGGCGCCCACCCCTGGTACCAGGAGCAGCCGCTCGAAGCCCAGATCCGTATCGGGATCTGGCGCTGGGCGGTCATCGCCAAGGTGGGGATGCAGTTCGAGAACCTCCTCATGCGCGGAGCCCTGGACTACATCTACCAACTGGGCAACCAGAACCAGGAGTTCAGGTATCTCACCCACGAGATCACCGAGGAGACCCACCACACCCAGATGTTCCAGGAGCTGGTCAACCGCACCGGCGTGGACACCGCCGGCGGCAAGCGCTGGTTCCGCCAACTCAGCCGTGTCCTGCCGCTGGCCGGTTCCCTCTACCCCGAGGCGTTCTTCACCGGCATCCTGGCCGGCGAGGAGCCCATCGACCACCTGCAGAAGGGAGCCCTGCGCAGCGGCGAGCCCGTGCACCCCCTCCCGCAGCGGATCATGCAGATCCACATCGCCGAGGAAGCCCGCCACATCTCCTTCGCCCACGAGTTCCTGCGCCTGCGCGTCCCGCGCTTCGGCAAGGTCCGCCGCGGCGCCCTGTCCGTCCTCTTCCCGCTGATCATGCGGTCCCTGTGCGACGTCATCATGATCCCCGACCGGAAGTCCGCCGCGCAGGTCGGCATCCCTGCCTGGGTGATCAAGGACGTCTTCTGGAAGTCCGAGGCCGGCCAGAGGATGCTCCACGAACTCTTCTCCGACGTGCGGATGCTCGCGCAGGACATCGGCCTGATGAACAAGGTGTCCCGCCCGCTGTGGAAGGCCCTGCGCATCGACGGACGCCCGGCGCGCTTCCGCGGCGAGCCCGCCCTGCACACCGACTGA
- the denD gene encoding D-erythronate dehydrogenase — translation MRIVITGGFGFLGQQVTDVLLARRTLCGAPVDGLLIVDRHVPTAAPVADHPLVDVVQGDVSERLDDIFRQPVDTLIHLASAVSAECESDFDLGMSANLDTTRALLDAARAQSAAGGPTPRVVFSSSVAVYGSDPAAPLPPVVDEWTLPTPQSSYGAQKRVCEQLIAEYTRRGFIDGRVARLMTVAVRAGAPNAAASGFLSGIIREPLSGLPAVCPVDPGLQVALASPRRTVEGILRITEAGRDRGPGSLEGGLPVNLPALTVTVAEMLDALRRVAGDAVADLVTVAPDPAIEAIVGSWPASFDNARAAALGLRPDDGFESIVTAYIKDHPDAVTVGTSRP, via the coding sequence ATGAGGATCGTCATCACCGGTGGCTTCGGCTTCCTGGGACAACAGGTCACCGACGTCCTGCTCGCACGGCGGACCTTGTGCGGGGCGCCCGTCGACGGGCTGCTGATCGTCGACCGGCACGTGCCGACCGCGGCGCCGGTGGCGGACCATCCGCTGGTGGACGTCGTCCAGGGCGATGTGAGCGAGCGCCTGGACGACATCTTCAGGCAGCCCGTGGACACCCTCATCCACCTCGCGTCGGCCGTATCGGCCGAGTGCGAGAGCGACTTCGACCTGGGGATGTCGGCCAACCTGGACACGACACGCGCGTTGCTCGACGCCGCCCGCGCACAGTCGGCCGCCGGCGGGCCGACACCCCGGGTCGTGTTCTCCAGCAGTGTCGCGGTGTACGGCTCCGACCCGGCGGCACCCCTGCCGCCCGTGGTCGACGAGTGGACGCTGCCGACGCCGCAGTCGAGTTACGGAGCGCAGAAGCGCGTCTGTGAGCAGTTGATCGCCGAATACACGCGCCGGGGCTTCATCGACGGACGCGTGGCGCGCCTCATGACCGTCGCGGTTCGGGCGGGCGCACCGAACGCGGCCGCCTCCGGCTTTCTGTCCGGCATCATCCGCGAGCCCCTGTCCGGGCTCCCGGCCGTCTGCCCGGTCGATCCCGGCCTGCAGGTCGCGCTGGCCTCACCGCGGCGCACCGTCGAGGGCATCCTCCGCATCACCGAGGCCGGACGCGACAGGGGCCCCGGGTCCCTCGAAGGCGGGCTTCCGGTCAATCTGCCGGCGCTCACGGTCACGGTCGCCGAGATGCTCGACGCGCTGCGCCGGGTGGCCGGCGACGCCGTCGCCGACCTGGTGACCGTCGCGCCCGATCCCGCCATTGAGGCGATCGTCGGTTCATGGCCCGCCTCGTTCGACAACGCACGCGCCGCGGCGCTCGGCCTGCGCCCCGACGATGGCTTCGAGTCGATCGTCACGGCGTACATCAAGGACCACCCCGACGCCGTCACCGTCGGAACGAGCCGTCCCTGA
- a CDS encoding SDR family oxidoreductase, whose product MTQKIWFITGASRGFGREWAIAALDRGDLVAATARDLSTLDELVATYGERFLPLQLDVTDREADFAAVRQAHERFGRLDVVVNNAGYGHFGMVEEISEAEARAQLETNLFGALWVTQAALPFLREQGSGHILQVSSIGGISAFPLVGIYHASKWALEGISQALAQEVAPFGIKVTLIEPGGFATDWAGSSSSTSEPLPAYAEFHKQVQEQRRKRVGTPGDPNASAAAVMEIVDAEEPPLRCFFGTAPLGIARADYEGRLATWEKWQPVAELAQG is encoded by the coding sequence ATGACACAGAAGATCTGGTTCATCACCGGTGCCTCCCGCGGCTTCGGGCGCGAGTGGGCGATCGCCGCGCTGGACCGCGGCGACCTCGTGGCCGCGACGGCACGCGACCTCTCTACGTTGGACGAACTCGTCGCGACCTACGGCGAGCGGTTCCTGCCCCTGCAACTCGATGTCACGGACCGCGAGGCGGACTTCGCCGCCGTACGGCAGGCGCACGAGCGGTTCGGCCGGCTCGACGTGGTGGTCAACAACGCCGGCTACGGCCACTTCGGCATGGTGGAAGAGATCTCCGAGGCGGAGGCCCGCGCGCAGCTGGAGACCAACCTGTTCGGGGCCCTGTGGGTCACCCAGGCGGCCCTGCCGTTCCTGCGTGAGCAGGGCAGCGGTCACATCCTGCAGGTCTCCTCGATCGGCGGGATCAGCGCGTTCCCGCTGGTCGGCATCTACCACGCGTCGAAGTGGGCGCTTGAGGGGATCAGCCAGGCGCTCGCCCAGGAGGTCGCGCCGTTCGGGATCAAGGTCACCCTGATCGAGCCCGGCGGCTTCGCCACCGACTGGGCCGGCTCCTCGTCGAGCACGTCCGAGCCCCTGCCGGCGTACGCCGAGTTCCACAAGCAGGTGCAGGAGCAGCGCCGCAAGCGTGTCGGCACCCCCGGAGACCCGAACGCGTCCGCCGCCGCCGTGATGGAGATCGTGGACGCCGAGGAGCCGCCGCTGCGCTGCTTCTTCGGCACGGCACCGCTGGGCATCGCCAGGGCCGACTACGAGGGACGCCTGGCGACATGGGAGAAGTGGCAGCCGGTGGCGGAGCTGGCCCAGGGCTGA
- a CDS encoding glycoside hydrolase family 76 protein, protein MPRSLLRRATVTTVCAGLLWTAVPAHAGSAHPVRPHPVPQSLWADRATDAYRSLQTHLYEGADQHGLYLEHTPRQAADPAHSYLWPFREAAAAAVDMQELPRVGGDFRQDAAERFDTVELYFAGGDRPGYQSYLPAPLGSGGDVYYDDNAVVALSQLDQYESTGDRTFLRRAEQVIPVVTRAWDGDTAKACPGGMDWVDSPNNNVRATNVTSLSAQLAARLYEHTHKRAYLEKAEQWYGWVSSCMRKAPGLYVNDRGDDGSTNETLWTYNSGAMIGTATALYRGTGKAGWLTKAVTDADASLAYWGQGTRLHDQPAVFNAFYFKDLLDLDAVRPDSAYRQAMSGYADSTYRTNRDSSTGLFRFQPSNGGDYDPQAPAATLNQSAMVQIFATLARGDQRGHGDGHGPN, encoded by the coding sequence ATGCCGCGATCGCTGCTCCGCCGTGCCACCGTGACCACCGTCTGCGCGGGCCTGCTCTGGACCGCCGTCCCCGCCCATGCCGGGTCCGCTCACCCCGTCCGGCCCCACCCCGTCCCGCAGTCCCTGTGGGCCGACCGCGCCACCGACGCCTACCGGTCCCTGCAGACCCATCTCTACGAGGGCGCGGACCAGCACGGTCTGTACCTGGAGCACACGCCGCGGCAGGCGGCCGACCCGGCGCACTCCTACCTGTGGCCGTTCCGCGAGGCCGCGGCGGCGGCCGTCGACATGCAGGAACTCCCACGCGTCGGAGGGGACTTCCGCCAGGACGCGGCGGAGCGCTTCGACACGGTCGAGCTGTACTTCGCCGGCGGCGACCGACCGGGCTACCAGTCGTATCTGCCCGCGCCGCTCGGTTCGGGCGGCGACGTCTACTACGACGACAACGCCGTGGTCGCCCTGAGCCAGCTCGACCAGTACGAATCCACCGGCGACCGCACGTTCCTGCGACGGGCCGAGCAGGTCATACCGGTCGTCACCCGCGCCTGGGACGGCGACACCGCCAAGGCTTGTCCGGGCGGCATGGACTGGGTCGACTCCCCCAACAACAACGTCCGGGCCACCAACGTCACCTCGCTCTCGGCGCAGCTCGCCGCCCGCCTCTACGAGCACACCCACAAGCGCGCCTATCTCGAAAAGGCCGAGCAGTGGTACGGCTGGGTGTCCTCGTGCATGCGCAAGGCTCCGGGGCTGTACGTCAACGACCGGGGCGACGACGGCTCCACCAACGAGACGCTGTGGACGTACAACTCGGGCGCCATGATCGGCACGGCCACCGCGCTCTACCGTGGAACCGGCAAGGCAGGCTGGCTGACCAAGGCCGTCACCGACGCCGACGCCTCTCTCGCGTACTGGGGGCAGGGCACCCGTCTGCACGACCAGCCGGCCGTGTTCAACGCCTTCTACTTCAAGGACCTGCTCGACCTGGACGCCGTCCGCCCCGACTCCGCCTACCGGCAGGCCATGAGCGGCTACGCGGACAGCACGTACAGGACCAACAGGGACAGCTCCACCGGACTGTTCCGCTTCCAGCCGTCGAACGGCGGCGACTACGACCCGCAGGCACCGGCCGCGACCCTCAACCAGTCGGCCATGGTGCAGATCTTCGCCACCTTGGCCCGGGGCGACCAGCGCGGTCACGGCGACGGCCACGGGCCGAACTAG
- a CDS encoding glycoside hydrolase family 38 C-terminal domain-containing protein, protein MPKPPLTRPSWWDSDIARDILRDRVVTTTVGVGDLQVRLSGEPLLRHDGSGGLLQSIRVRLHREGAAAGTGAPRVTRVRVTTGGGTPVRSELLSGPGTDLRVLVPEVDAPTPLRIELPDLAEGTWLDFEARPQRHWTLHLVQHSHLDIGYTDPQGRVMAESRAYLDSLLELCRDTDDWPEPARFRWAVEGFHSFQDWSANRPARQVGNFLDRVREGRVELTAMPFNLHTETCSTDELHELLRPITELRDRHGIDITTAMQTDVPGQVVGLPDVLADNGIRYLSVAHNWAGRAVPHLVGGAHLPRLFRWQTPSGNNVLVWRTDTPHGLAYMEGSILGFDESYDSVDDLLPAYLSALARFPHPHEGRGIPGFPVLDQTSAAIADVDPYPWDVLHLRVLGKFADNGPPRRIISDTVRRWNEQWAYPQLRASRNEDFFADAEQRVGDRLETYRGDWSDWWVDGVGAGAVPLAATRRGQAALAEAQTVAGYAHLLGVPGSTAVTAKAPAVYRLASLFNEHTWGAGDPWTHGDHGHGSGEQQWHWKYSQAMRAHDDAETLLDAASALLGEAFAAPADALASFHVVNTCSWPRTETARLFLPESTVALSDAVQVLDARTGASLPFVEEAQSNDRHRAAGRFLHVPVADVPACGSLRLDIVPGTASDPAPGDDDRAGTSLADTSADPVVLENDHLRVTVDLREACIGSVVDKRTGRELVRQDAVIGFNGYVYDEYATAGAFNHQSSKTVADDSMHLLASRSTAPPAALVDRTSDSTGQTLVYECAPAGTRRLRVTVRLPHDAARIDVENRIDKTATLTKESAFFAFPFALDHPTVRTEATGGVLGTDRETVPGSATHMRAIRRWISLSDATHHAALATADAPLVQLGGIAVPYAPYPQSLPQEEPGTVFSWVHNNIWDTNFPSQQAFHHTFRYSVAFAGADDNFEGFGEQLAVRTAAVTSHPLVPVRARAGVRVGAEAELPPQTRFLTLDDPRVRLVGLTVPGEGQLMIRLQSLADAPVTCRVTAPLAVGRAFRTNYLGLAPRPIDVEPEGTVPVTVPALGTAAVVLHLHPSAE, encoded by the coding sequence ATGCCCAAGCCACCGCTGACCCGGCCGTCCTGGTGGGACTCCGACATCGCGCGCGACATCCTGCGCGACCGCGTGGTCACCACCACCGTCGGCGTGGGTGACCTGCAGGTACGCCTGTCGGGTGAACCCCTGCTGCGCCACGACGGCTCCGGCGGACTGCTGCAGTCCATCCGGGTGCGGCTGCACCGCGAGGGCGCGGCGGCCGGCACCGGGGCGCCGCGTGTCACGAGGGTCCGGGTCACCACCGGCGGTGGCACACCGGTCCGCAGCGAACTCCTCTCCGGCCCCGGGACGGACCTCCGCGTCCTGGTGCCGGAGGTGGACGCGCCGACTCCCCTGCGGATCGAACTCCCCGACCTGGCCGAAGGCACCTGGCTCGACTTCGAGGCCCGCCCGCAGCGCCACTGGACGCTGCACCTGGTGCAGCACTCCCACCTCGACATCGGCTACACCGATCCGCAGGGCCGGGTCATGGCCGAGTCCCGCGCCTACCTCGACTCGCTCCTCGAACTGTGCCGGGACACCGACGACTGGCCGGAGCCCGCCCGGTTCCGCTGGGCCGTCGAAGGGTTCCACTCCTTCCAGGACTGGAGCGCCAACAGGCCCGCGCGCCAGGTCGGGAACTTCCTGGACCGGGTGCGCGAGGGACGCGTCGAGCTGACGGCGATGCCGTTCAACCTCCATACGGAGACCTGTTCCACGGACGAACTGCACGAACTCCTGCGGCCGATCACGGAGTTGCGCGACCGCCACGGCATCGACATCACCACGGCCATGCAGACCGACGTGCCCGGGCAGGTGGTCGGCCTGCCCGACGTCCTGGCGGACAACGGCATCCGCTACCTGTCCGTCGCGCACAACTGGGCCGGACGGGCCGTACCGCACCTCGTCGGCGGGGCACACCTGCCGCGGCTGTTCCGCTGGCAGACGCCCAGCGGCAACAACGTCCTGGTGTGGCGTACGGACACACCGCACGGTCTGGCGTACATGGAGGGCTCGATCCTCGGTTTCGACGAGTCCTACGACAGTGTCGACGACCTGTTGCCCGCCTACCTCTCCGCCCTGGCCCGGTTCCCCCATCCGCACGAGGGCCGCGGGATTCCCGGCTTCCCCGTACTCGACCAGACCTCCGCGGCCATCGCCGACGTCGACCCCTATCCGTGGGACGTCCTGCACCTGCGCGTGCTGGGCAAGTTCGCGGACAACGGCCCGCCGCGCCGGATCATCTCCGACACGGTGCGCCGCTGGAACGAGCAGTGGGCCTACCCGCAGCTGCGGGCCTCCCGCAACGAGGACTTCTTCGCCGACGCCGAGCAGCGCGTCGGGGACCGCCTGGAGACCTACCGGGGCGACTGGAGCGACTGGTGGGTCGACGGGGTCGGCGCCGGAGCGGTCCCCCTCGCCGCCACGCGCCGCGGTCAGGCGGCGCTCGCCGAGGCCCAGACCGTGGCCGGGTACGCGCACCTGCTGGGCGTACCCGGCAGCACGGCGGTCACGGCGAAGGCGCCGGCCGTCTACCGGTTGGCTTCGCTGTTCAACGAGCACACCTGGGGTGCCGGTGATCCGTGGACGCACGGGGATCACGGTCACGGGTCCGGGGAGCAGCAGTGGCACTGGAAGTACTCGCAGGCCATGCGTGCCCATGACGACGCGGAGACGCTCCTGGACGCCGCGTCCGCGCTGCTCGGGGAGGCGTTCGCCGCGCCCGCCGACGCGCTGGCGTCCTTCCACGTCGTCAACACGTGCAGTTGGCCGCGGACGGAGACGGCACGGCTGTTCCTGCCGGAGAGCACGGTCGCGCTGAGCGACGCGGTCCAGGTCCTGGACGCCCGCACCGGTGCCTCCCTGCCGTTCGTGGAGGAGGCCCAGAGCAACGACCGCCACCGGGCGGCCGGCCGGTTCCTGCACGTGCCCGTCGCCGACGTACCGGCCTGCGGCTCGCTGCGCCTGGACATCGTCCCCGGCACCGCCTCTGACCCCGCGCCGGGGGACGACGACCGAGCGGGTACGTCCCTGGCGGACACGTCCGCGGATCCGGTCGTCCTGGAGAACGACCACCTGCGGGTCACCGTCGACCTGCGCGAGGCGTGCATCGGCTCCGTCGTCGACAAGCGCACCGGACGCGAACTGGTCCGGCAGGACGCCGTCATCGGCTTCAACGGCTATGTGTACGACGAGTACGCCACGGCCGGCGCGTTCAACCACCAGTCCAGCAAGACGGTCGCCGACGACTCGATGCACCTGCTCGCCTCGCGCAGCACGGCGCCGCCCGCGGCACTCGTCGACCGCACCTCGGACTCCACCGGCCAGACCCTCGTCTACGAGTGTGCCCCGGCCGGAACGCGCCGGCTCCGGGTGACCGTGCGCCTGCCGCACGACGCGGCCCGTATCGACGTGGAGAACCGCATCGACAAGACGGCGACGCTCACCAAGGAGAGCGCCTTCTTCGCCTTCCCGTTCGCCCTGGACCACCCCACCGTGCGTACGGAGGCCACCGGCGGCGTGCTCGGCACCGACCGGGAGACCGTGCCGGGGTCCGCCACCCACATGCGCGCGATCCGCCGCTGGATCAGCCTGAGCGACGCGACCCACCACGCCGCCCTGGCGACGGCCGACGCCCCGCTCGTGCAGCTCGGCGGTATCGCGGTCCCGTACGCGCCCTATCCGCAGTCGCTGCCGCAGGAGGAGCCGGGCACGGTCTTCTCCTGGGTGCACAACAACATCTGGGACACGAACTTCCCCTCCCAGCAGGCGTTCCACCACACGTTCCGCTACAGCGTCGCCTTCGCCGGGGCCGACGACAACTTCGAAGGGTTCGGCGAGCAACTGGCCGTGCGCACCGCGGCCGTCACCAGCCATCCTCTGGTACCGGTCCGCGCCCGCGCCGGAGTCCGCGTCGGAGCCGAGGCCGAACTTCCGCCGCAGACAAGGTTCCTGACCCTGGACGACCCCCGGGTACGGCTCGTCGGGCTCACCGTCCCCGGTGAGGGACAGCTCATGATCCGCCTGCAGTCCCTGGCGGACGCTCCGGTCACCTGCCGCGTCACCGCCCCGCTCGCCGTCGGGCGGGCGTTCCGCACCAACTACCTCGGCCTGGCCCCGCGCCCCATCGACGTGGAACCGGAGGGAACCGTCCCGGTCACCGTGCCGGCACTCGGAACGGCGGCGGTCGTCCTCCACCTGCACCCGTCCGCCGAGTGA